The following proteins are co-located in the Carassius gibelio isolate Cgi1373 ecotype wild population from Czech Republic chromosome A9, carGib1.2-hapl.c, whole genome shotgun sequence genome:
- the LOC128019661 gene encoding uridine 5'-monophosphate synthase: MDDTSLDSLILKLVDIQAVKFGTFQLKSGLTSPIYFDLRVIVSHPALMNQVADLLHKRAEDAGVEFDSVCGVPYTALPLATIICSTKHYPMLIRRKEAKGYGTKRLIEGTMHPGDRCLIVEDVVTSGSSVLETAEVLEKEGLKITDAVVLVDREQGGSARLADRGITLHSVISVSRLLDVLLKAGRIDTATSQNTKRFFQENNTYISIKENGSSAHKKSCKELSYGARAAFPDTHPLATRLLKIMEDKKTNLCVSADVTRSEELLEMADMLGPLICVLKTHVDILQDFTADVASGLKELALKHNFLIFEDRKFADIGNTVKHQYEGGLYRISSWAHIINAHALPGPGVLQGLGAVGKPLGHGCLLIAQMSSQGSLATGDYTQAVVKMAEDHTDFVFGFISGSKISEKPGLVHMTPGVQMQTGEDGLGQQYSSPLDVICTKGSDIIIVGRGILASTDRLRAAEEYRTAGWEAYLKRLSQDG, encoded by the exons ATGGATGATACTAGTCTTGATAGTTTAATCTTGAAACTGGTCGACATCCAAGCCGTCAAATTTGGTACTTTCCAACTAAAGAGTGGACTCACTTCGCCGATATATTTTGATCTTAGAGTAATAGTTTCCCATCCAGCGTTGATGAACCAG GTGGCAGATCTTCTTCATAAGCGCGCTGAGGATGCAGGAGTTGAGTTTGATAGTGTGTGTGGAGTCCCTTACACAGCTCTTCCTCTGGCCACCATCATCTGCTCTACCAAACACTATCCTATGCTTATTCGACGAAAGGAGGCAAAGGGTTATG GAACAAAACGTCTCATTGAGGGAACCATGCACCCCGGTGACAGATGTCTAATAGTAGAGGATGTTGTGACCAGTGGCAGCAGTGTTCTAGAAACTGCTGAGGTTCTTGAGAAGGAAGGCCTGAAGATCACGGATGCTGTCGTGTTAGTGGACAGAGAGCAGGGAGGCAGTGCCAGGCTAGCTGACCGTGGCATCACTCTacattcagtcatttctgtctccaGACTTCTGGATGTGTTACTTAAAGCTGGCCGAATAGACACGGCCACTTCTCAAAACACTAAGAGGTTCTTTCAAGAAAATAACACCTACATATCAATAAAGGAGAATGGCTCCTCAGCTCATAAAAAGAGCTGTAAGGAGCTCAGCTATGGGGCTCGTGCTGCATTCCCAGACACTCACCCTCTCGCCACCCGCCTGCTGAAGATCATGGAGGACAAGAAGACCaatctgtgtgtgtctgcagatgtGACTCGTTCTGAGGAGCTGCTGGAGATGGCTGATATGCTGGGGCCACTGATTTGCGTGTTGAAGACTCATGTGGACATCCTCCAGGACTTCACTGCAGATGTCGCCAGCGGTCTGAAAGAGTTGGCTTTAAAGCACAACTTCCTGATTTTTGAGGATCGCAAGTTTGCAGACATTGGGAACACGGTCAAGCATCAGTATGAAG gcGGTCTCTATCGGATCTCCTCATGGGCACACATCATTAATGCTCACGCTTTGCCGGGTCCGGGTGTGCTGCAGGGTCTCGGGGCTGTTGGCAAGCCTCTGGGTCACGGCTGTTTGCTCATTGCTCAGATGAGCTCCCAGGGTTCCTTGGCGACAGGAGATTACACTCAAGCAGTG GTCAAGATGGCTGAAGACCACACTGATTTTGTGTTTGGATTTATAAGTGGATCAAAGATCAGTGAAAAGCCCGGATTGGTTCACATGACTCCAGGAGTGCAAATGCAGACGGGAG AGGATGGACTTGGACAGCAGTATTCAAGTCCATTAGATGTGATCTGCACTAAAGGCTCTGATATCATCATTGTGGGACGAGGTATTCTTGCCAGCACAGATCGGCTCAGAGCTGCAGAAGAATACAGAACTGCAGGCTGGGAGGCATATCTGAAAAGACTCTCACAGGACGGCTAA
- the LOC128019662 gene encoding beta-crystallin A2-like: MNPQEQLEQRGKFRMTVFEEEYFQGKSCEFTFECQNILDRDFRKIRSIKVENCPWVGYEYPEFQGQQFILEKGDYPCYQAWSGNSSYRTEHMLSFRPIKCANHSDSKITLYECEDFMGRKFEMCEDYPSLQAMGWCSKDVPSIKVNSGAWVGYQFPGYRGYQYIFERDRHQGEYRCYKEYGTQAHTNQIQSMRRIQQ; this comes from the exons ATGAATCCACAGGAGCAGTTGGAGCAGAGGGGGAAGTTTAGGATGACCGTGTTCGAGGAGGAATACTTCCAGGGCAAGAGCTGTGAATTCACATTTGAGTGCCAGAACATTCTGGACAGAGACTTCAGAAAGATTCGCTCCATTAAGGTGGAGAACTGCCC CTGGGTGGGGTATGAGTATCCTGAGTTCCAGGGCCAGCAATTCATCCTGGAGAAAGGAGACTATCCCTGTTACCAGGCCTGGAGTGGCAACAGCAGTTACAGAACAGAGCACATGCTCTCTTTCAGGCCTATTAAATGTGCT AACCACAGTGACAGTAAGATTACCCTCTATGAATGTGAAGACTTCATGGGACGTAAATTTGAGATGTGTGAGGATTATCCTTCCCTTCAAGCCATGGGTTGGTGTAGCAAGGACGTTCCCTCAATCAAAGTCAACTCTGGAGC CTGGGTAGGCTATCAGTTTCCCGGTTACCGTGGATATCAGTACATCTTTGAGAGGGACAGACACCAAGGAGAGTACAGATGCTACAAAGAGTACGGCACCCAGGCACACACCAATCAGATCCAGTCTATGCGCAGAATTCAGCAATAA